From Camelina sativa cultivar DH55 chromosome 7, Cs, whole genome shotgun sequence, one genomic window encodes:
- the LOC104702088 gene encoding zinc finger protein CONSTANS-LIKE 7-like, translated as MVVEVESRAAGVTGGKTAARGCDVCMKRSSRASWYCPADDAFLCQSCDASIHSANNLAKRHERVRLQSSSSPELLMKTKATDKTTSVWYEGFRRKARTPRSKLLQIQHVNNSNDPLVPELGVEEEGVFSFSSTDENEESLNCCVPVFDPFSDMVIDDNSFGLVPDGVDITTSSGDLGEIEKAIMDDDEGLIGFLPFDMDLGEIVMDVESLLEEEQPFLRVKELNSSSGLVKEETNVGFEFDSKDLKRVKDEEEEEVKCEHGGSDQETCEDEDRKTTLFLRLDYEAVISAWDNHGSPWETGIKPEFNLDGCLLGGNNTCPSHVMGGFEELASAVGSVTRQQGRDRGGSDVEREARMLRYREKRRTRLFAKKIRYEVRKLNAEQRPRIKGRFVKRTSLNFDVL; from the exons atggtGGTCGAGGTGGAGAGCCGAGCCGCTGGAGTGACGGGAGGGAAGACAGCGGCGCGTGGCTGCGACGTGTGCATGAAGAGATCTTCACGTGCTAGTTGGTACTGCCCAGCCGATGATGCGTTCCTATGCCAAAGCTGCGACGCTTCGATCCACTCGGCTAACAATTTGGCGAAACGTCACGAACGTGTCCGGTTACAATCATCCTCGTCTCCGGAGCTTCTGATGAAGACAAAGGCGACTGACAAAACTACGTCGGTGTGGTATGAAGGGTTCAGGAGAAAGGCAAGAACGCCTAGGAGCAAGCTGTTGCAGATTCAACATGTGAATAATTCTAACGATCCTCTTGTTCCGGAGCTtggtgtagaagaagaaggggttttctcgttttcttctACAGACGAGAACGAAGAGAGTCTAAACTGTTGCGTACCGGTTTTTGATCCTTTCTCAGACATGGTGATTGATGATAACAGCTTCGGTTTAGTTCCTGATGGAGTCGATATCACCACTAGCAGCGGAGACTTGGGAGAGATCGAGAAGGCAATCATGGACGACGATGAAGGTTTAATTGGGTTCTTGCCGTTCGATATGGATCTTGGGGAAATCGTTATGGACGTGGAGAGCTTACTTGAGGAAGAACAACCTTTCTTGCGAGTCAAGGAATTAAACAGTAGTAGTGGACTCGTCAAAGAAGAGACTAACGTAGGGTTTGAGTTTGATAGTAAGGATTTGAAGAGGGtcaaagatgaggaagaagaagaagtcaagtgTGAACATGGAGGATCAGATCAAGAAACATGTGAGGATGAAGATAGAAAGACGACTTTGTTTCTGAGATTAGATTATGAAGCTGTGATTAGTGCTTGGGATAATCATGGTTCACCGTGGGAAACCGGAATCAAACCGGAGTTTAATCTCGACGGTTGTTTG TTGGGAGGGAACAACACGTGTCCGTCACATGTGATGGGTGGGTTTGAAGAGCTAGCGTCGGCCGTCGGATCAGTGACACGCCAGCAAGGGAGAGACAGAGGAGGATCAGATGTGGAGAGAGAGGCGAGGATGTTGAGGTATAGAGAGAAACGGAGGACGAGGTTGTTCGCGAAGAAGATAAGATACGAGGTTCGCAAACTTAATGCCGAGCAGAGACCTCGAATCAAAGGTCGTTTCGTGAAGAGGACGTCACTTAATTTTGACGTcttgtaa